TACAGTTTTTACCATTGCATGTTCGCCCAtagttaaatgttttttcactttttttggagGAGGTTTACGACTAGTCGAAGCTTCTCCCTGTTCcattatactaaaaattaatatttaaaaattaatataaatacacttttttcacaaatttcacaaacaaaacaacaaaaacaccgtaaattaataatattataagtaatattataataacgTATAATAACGGAAGCAACTGCAACAAcactaaaataaacaataaacccGCAAACACGCCCATGGGATGTATCAAATCAACGTATAACAAGGAAAGCATGTTTCTGCGTTTATAGGCGTTGCCATTCTGTTAAAAGTAATGACTGTTTTATCTCGCTGCCCCATTTACCGCGAAACAAGAGAGAAAAGGACGAGCAATATACTTGGCACCACTGCGCGCTTTATGCGAGCAAGGCGGGCCTATGACAACAGCCACTGAGTTCACACAATTGGAGTAGGCGCGTGTCACCGGCTTTTAATGGATTTTGTATTTAgggaattaaatattattttaagtcaCTCTAGTTGTGTTGCTTGTTGGTTTTTTCTGACGTCACTGACTATTATAAACGACTTCGACTATATGTAGAGCATGGAATatactatacaaaaaaaattttagaaataataatgtGAAGAAAAATACTGAATATAATACCagataattaaatacaaaattttcctCATTTCAAAACCGTTTTTAAAATACgtgttttttgacaaaaaaaatgtaattaatgtgATATTAGTATTTAGGGGATTCAGAGGTAACAAAAAAATCgaggttttcaaaaataaagttgataaaACGGTTTCGGAAAAACGAAACGTGAGACTttaatttgaaaacatattCTTGTATTGCctatatgtatttaaataccaccacgtgaaaattaaatagattttattaagcaaatttcAGATCTTTTCAAAGGTAACCAGGATGTTTACTTTCCAAAACGGAATTGAGTGAGTATCAAATTATCATAACTAAAGCAGCCCTATATCTGTGAAGATCTGcatatttataaatttcctgAATATTAATACTAGAATGTtgtaactattattttatttacttaccaacttccatttaatttttaccgCTTTGTTTTTCGTAGACTCGAGCCTTACATTTTATTCTATATTTCACGTGAATATCATAATCATAAGAGGATGGTtcgaatataataaatatgtattttattttaatttatgatgttacattcttaacaaaaataaaattaactaaatagtACTAGTCTGAATTGACATTTTAGGTTAACCTTTTTATAGCTTCACATGAATGAGGATGTTTGACGGACATTGATTGTGTTCATCCTAAAAGTCAGTTCGcaaggtttttttatatctaattgATATCATCTTAATAGATACAACCTTAGCACTGCTGTAAATCAGTGGCAATGTTTTCTTAGGCATATGTAGATGTGATGTAATTCGACCAGATTTAGTAAGATTCTATGTTTTGAATGACTTTTCTGATGGTATTTCACCATCTATTTTAAGCAGCTCGTGGAAGAGCAGCTTATACCTAATAGGTTCTTATATAGTGATGCAACAATTTCAGTTTGAAGTTCTATCTCCTCGAGGGACGCCTATGCTACAATTGGACCTCACTGTGATTTATATCTTCAGTAAATGGTCTGAATAAACGGTATTTAACAGTTCTCTATACAGACTGTATATGGGAAGTTACCATCTGTATTAtctagttaataaaaatatttcaaaaattttcttacttttttgtCCTATAATTACcgatatacatataaaattatgttgACATCTCCTTGGCGAGAAGTGCGTGATCCAGTATTGAGGCTCCCTCAAGACCTACTCGtgcctattttaattattaatattaaagctCTAACTATGGCATTAGGAAATGAgaatttattacaataaaattacattattggtaattttataaaataatgattatgtatgtaaattttttaggaattttcgACTTGTTTTTAATTAGGATACAGTTTGTAAGGATAATTTTTAACGCAATTTAATTCACAAGGATTTTTCatcgttttatattttttttactatcatcataaattattttgaaattaagcATTATGCGCTGATCAATCGATAAAATCgtaatcgaaatattttttttgttttattttcaatatttcattattttcattatacTGACATTAAAATGGTAGATACTTATACTATATGAGATTTTCAGACATTCAGAAGCATCACAGCATCACAAACTCATCTGCATGGTAGAAGAAATATCTTAAAAGGgtactctaaaaaattttttggaatacTTTTAGTCTCGGCCTACCTTCCTTCGACCCTTCTACTAGAGAAAAGTCTTCTTTTCAGCAAATCTTTCTCCCTAGAAGCAGGAAAGTCTGCTGTTCAGTATGGCTTTAATAGGTTATTAATATTGTATGATTTTAACCGCCGCCACAAATATACTAGGTGTTTTCCGGCATTCATTCGGGAATGATCTCGGTGACGCTAGCAGAGCACACACCACGCGACATCTCTAGAGACACGTGGAAGTTTAGCGAATCTTACAAAGCAATGGTCTAGTTAAGGCCTCGTCCTAGGAGCGAGCTTGAGTAACGAGTTTTTTCGATTTCCTTCAACGAGTATGTGTTATGCTTTTGTATATGCTTTTAATCAAACATCACTATGTCTAGCAGCGATTCTGATCGTAACCACTCACTACTAGGCCATGGAGAGAGACCTTGTCATAGTCGTCATGAGATGGACTATGACAGAGCTTCTGTGCTCCAAAACAGTATTGCGGCCGAGGAGAGACTGACGGTCTACTTCCAAGAGTTCTTGGACAAGCAAGCCGCTCAAGCCTAGAAAGGGAAACGCAAGCCCTTGAAAGGTAAGGTCTATTAATGTACCGTTTCCGCCCCAATGGTTTCCCCAGCTACTACTGCCCCTTTTCCGTCCATCGCTTCCTCTCCAGCTTCCTTAATGGAAACTTAATTCATGGAGAGTTCTGCCCCTTCCAAGGAGGATAATGACGACTTTATAACTGTCACCCGTAAGAACAGGAGGAAGAATTCCTCCACCCCCGCCCCCGATCCCATAATAATTACTTCATCCACTTCCAACCCACCCCCGGCTAAATCCACGTCAACAACCATTCCAAGACATGACTTTAGAATCTCCCTCACAGCCTGCTCCTCAAGCCCCAAAAAGGGAAGAAAATTCCCCCTACCCCCATTGTTTTGACAGATAAATTCCGTTACGACCAAATCGCTGGTCATCTCAAATCACTAAGAATAAAGGGCCAAGCTGTTAGGTCCATAACCTTGACGGTCTCCTGGTTCAAGAGAGTTTCCTGAAGCCTGGAATCCTGAAGTCTGTTACTGGCGAATTACAATGTCATTAGGTCTAACAGGCAAGATGGGAGAGGGGGTGGTACTTTAATAGCAATCGAGAAATCAGTCCATCACTTTCATTCCCAAACCATGAATCTACTCTTAAATCTATTTACGTTATAGTTCAAAAGAGTAACGACCCTATTCTGCTGAATTTCGTTCACTCAAGACCCTCCAAAGAAGTATTAATGTGAGTCCAGATGGCACACCTCGTCTTACCTGATACACCCATCTTGGTAGGAGACGACCTAAATACCAAACACCTATATTAGGAATGTAGGTGCCCAAACCTTAGAACATttaaaggctagaattagcattgccatggaactatgggcaATTTCTTTGcatgcaacatctctgatgcaatgatgccaaattcttatgtagaaatggcaaaagaacacactttataatatcataaaaacttgtcacttattttaaaagatacaaAACAATACAACTGCTcctcttcaataaaatatgaaccatttttttttcataaaatatgataagataaagtccagtgcaacgatatattagaatggtcacacGCCAAAACACCTCTACAACTTAGTCTATAAAGCAGAAAAAAGCAATAACATCACAACGTTTGTCCGGTTGAggacggttgtcccttgatataaTGATTAtaatgttatgacaatatcggtatttacttgtgaaaagattgGCCTAAATGGCCTTTTTCTCATGGTGTGGCACAAAtagcacaagtttttactatcgtaacagttcacaagaacactgaaatgactcaaccaacaactaaagaaaaaacacagaacttgaCAAATGTGGAATTTTAACACAaaccgtttgtcaagatgacatttcacAAGATGAGAtgcttgcggtgttgccatttcaaattttttagaagcggttttaggaataagaatgttattataatgttttttgcttttaagatgttacttttgcgcttagaataacatatatctatgtctactttttatttttaatccaaaatctaacatcaataagttaaattaacattatgatATATGTTGAGAATGGATGAATATGTCTGTAGACAAAACACTCCCTTTGTCCCTGTGCATAtattgaactcaaacaaagttcttgtttactaattctagcctttcaatgttctaatgCCCAAACCTTATACAGGAAATGGCAGAAACCGTTTTATTTAATGTATGGCCACCCCAAAAACCAACTTATATTGCTACATGGCTCATCTGGAATTCTGGACTTGTTCTTCTTCAAAAACACTCCTATGCACATAGTGCATAAACACTCATGTGACCACTTTCCCAAAAAATGGAACTTGGTCCCCTGTTGTTTAATGTTTTTACCACAATAACTAAAGAATCATTTTTTTTGATGCAGCAAACCGAAAATGTTATTGAttaatggacttttttacgttAGATTTAAAATCAACTGGAACTATTAACTTAAAGGGTTTTACTTCTgtgcatttgaaaaaaaatgcctttgTATTCCTGGGGTTATGTCTGTTTCTTAgttcattttcaaaaaagaccCAACCACTGGAAAAACAAACTCCAAAGAAGTAATTGATGGAGGCGATGTTTTTTATTATGGCCCTATGTTTGTGGTTTCTggaaaaaatcagtttttttccaaatttgcttAAAGATTGctaagatataataatattctatgGAGTAAATATGATTGATGTGTCTATATTACGATCTATATTTTGTTGGAGTATTCCTTCCGTATAAGAACCTAGAATCAGGCAACCCATTTAACGGCGAGTAGCGAGTACCCTTGACACACCTGGTGAGAATTTCCTACCTGCGGTTGGCCAAGACATGGTCAACTTAAGCAGCGCCGACGAGGCGAAGCACCATGTATGAACCGAGTAGAAGATGGTAAAGACAGGACAGACTGGTCTTACAGCAAGTAGTGTagttaaaaagtatttacataATATGACGTATTGTTGATAAAAATGTTGATGACGCCAATATTTTGATTGGGTGAATGTGATTTTGTGTTTCTgtaaaattaaggtaaattttagtttttatagttTAGGAGTGTTTGATTCAGGTTTAATCAAATGTGTCTTTGATTAAACATGAATCAGGCACTCAAGATTATTCGGGTCTGTTACACTAAAGCAATATAGACTCCTaatcacagatgtaaatagctccgcaggAGCTCCACATCTGTGCTCCTAATTCGGAAATCCCAAAACAAAATATCGTTTCTTAGGTATGGGGTTTTTTCCATTTCGttgctttttattaataacGTTACGTTTTCAATAATTAATATGTGAGTATGAAGTTAGATCATCGTACATGTGGTAGTCAAGTTTCATATTGTGCTGGGtcacctatttaaaatattaaaactgtaGATGTGGTTAAATATGCGTTTTTTGGGAAATTAATTAagtaagttaattatttttactatctacattaaattaaaatgtcttttaagtGATATAATCAAAACTAAACTTTATATAGGAATAAATCATACCAATAAATCAATCATAATGATGCGTGGGTAATATACTTAGGGTCATACATAAGCAGATGCTTTACATATTATGCTTTATAAAAatgacaatattttaataataagtacaTATACGTGCTTTACATATgcgtataaaaatatattaaataaaactaattctTTATTAGGCAACTAACTTAATTATAATAAACGATTATATCAGAATGATTTACatgataaacatttaaaaaatgtaaatactgGATTTTGAGGTATATTTATATACCTATGCATATTAAAAAACCTTAGATTCATTAGTTAACTTTATATATGTAATCTTAGACACTCGTATCGTATCGTGTCGAAAAAGTTgttctttcaataaaaattagttcAACAATTTAACAgaaccatttaatttttaatcacaaaatatttttgggccacatatttaaatttattgagctttttttgaataagtaattttaatataaaaagattATCTATATTAATGTAAGAATACACAAAGAGAAACAAATGCGGATTACATAAGTTTGCTTAAATGACGTATTTGTAGCTAATATGATTTCTTATTGTAAATTAtaccaaaattaataattaacataattatattttcaattttcaatatatttattccAACTGAAATTTTCCTCTATGTATATACCTAAAATGAAAggctttttaatttataatttcttgtCTACTCATAAAACTTTATTGAAgttaattatttgaatatttaaaaaaaaaagatatattaagaattaataaaattataatatatcatctaaaatattattattatcacatCTTGTTGAAGATGTGTCAGCTCCAACAAGAGTAAGATTCTCCGTAagtatatatttcaaattaaattaatagaaattctAAATTACATGGAGGCAACATAGATCTTTGGGATACTCTACATTAGTTTTTGAGGTATTTCAGGTGATAGATTAGTAAATATCACAAAATTAACATTGATTAGTTTTATTCCAATCGATTTTCATTGAGTTTAAGTGAAACACACCTCGTTTAGTTAAAATCTGATGTCAGAAAAATCAGCTTCGCGATATAATACTCCATTAAAGATTTCTCTTGGTACTAATTGCGTTAGTGAATTAGATTTTGAATTCATTTTAAGCAAATCAATTTCATCACCTGAGAACAGTAAAAgtcattttgaattatttaagtCTCAGCTgatatacagtgcggctcttaattgtcccccctcttatctttcgaatgcgtttatataaaaatttgaaatttagcaCACCTCATTAgaaacctaaatactactttttgatccctaaatcattttgcaaaactttaaaatggcgggcagatatttttttaatgttttgacattgacaaaaaatacaaactctacaaacaaattacacaGAATAGgtatagtaaagaaaataaaaatacaaaaaataagattttgaaagtcGGCCATTTTgcagaagtaatgacttaatattctaggaccataaagcattcaatgaaagctttcaaacgatgtatcgcatgactCCCTTTCTATTTAATCTTATTCTTCAATTGGCGTACcaccgccattttgaaaaatccgCCGCccaccaaaaagtagtatttaggttgctagtGATGTGGGccaaatttcacatttttatataaacgcattcaaaagataagaggggggGAGGACAAGAGCTGCACTATATAGCATGCCATTTTAGATCTATCCAGAGGAGTGTAGCTAGTTAGAGCCttttaaatgtactttttacTCATTAAATCATAAATTTGACATATCTAAAAGTCAGAAAGGAAATTCTGGTCAAATATATAagcatcaaaaattaataattttcaagcctgaagatgtttaatttattgaagACCGTCAGTTCCTTAAGAAATTACTTTTGGTAAGATATGTGGGAGCATAGACGAGTTCTATCGGAATGTTTTAAGACTGTTTAATAAACATGTTATGGTTCGAAAGAAACATTTCTTATCCTGCTTAAGGGCCGCCCTATAGCGGctatattttatgatatttgtCTAGCATGCATGGCTAGATAGCTTGCTCAGAGGTGCTTTCATCCAAAAAGTTGTCCCTGTATTTGTCTGCGCTTTTATTTGTGCATGTACTCGTTCGTCTTCTTTGAGGAGATCCGGGCTTGTATATGCTAAGCAGAAGTAGTAACATCTACTACATCGAAAGGGACCTAGAACTGTTCTGCAAGAAGGAGACAACCAGTCTTATCTTTATCTTATCTTCTTCTATAATCCTGGAACCCACAGTTAGGTTTTGTGTTATAAAACAACGCAACAAATTTGGCACATTACTTGATAATGGGCCTCAGTTAGCCGACATATACAGGACTGGACCAGAGAGGTTAGTAACAGGAGTCAGTATTTTCATCCTCCTATTTAGTCAGTAAAATAGGaggcttcaaaaaatattcaagagGATAGCTAAAGCAGTGGAGAGCAACCAGTTGTATCGCTGCTAACAAAGCAAGGGATGACCTGAAATCCTTCAGGGACGGAATACTCCTTTCAGAATTATAACTGATCGGAGACTGATTAACCTATAAATCTTGATGCTTCCCCTACCGAAGGTTGTATTTATATGCCTGTCGAGGTACAGGGAAACCATGTTGATCGAAAACACATCGACGGAATGGGCTCCGATCTTTAAAAAGGGGCTGAGCTGAAATATGAACCAAggtttttaattatcttttacaCATTTGGttctataaatttatatttttactgaattactttaaatatgACCTTATCTATACACAATTTTGTTTGGGGTaccattttaaatgttaattttatgaaatttatttcgAGTTCGTGTATTTTGAAATGTTGTTACTTTTGGGTCATAAATAGAATATGCATTAAtacttaactttgatttttttacagtatGATTAATGAATGTGGATCATTTGGAGTGGGCTTTCACAGAAAAAACATTACCGAGGTACATTCCTAGCAACATTCATATCGAACATAAGTAACATTTTATGAATATTCTCATTTTAAGAATGTACCAGGAACCTTCAAATAAGGATCTTGGTAAACAATTTGAATATTTAGTCAATATTTAGAGACTTTATTATTCCTGTAGATATATTTGTTTATCGtttatgctttttttattttcatcgtatttttttaaaataattattccggtaacattttattgatttagaaTATTCAAACATTGATGAAcctttgacaaaattatttctGCCAATAGGGTatatctttcaattttttttttgaaaatcattataTTTCGCAAGGTATCCATTTTTGTTCCTTATTACGAAGGAACTCTAATTTACAGATACGCATTTTTCACTAAGCGAATAGCAGTAACTGAAACTTAAAGAAAGGGAATCAATCATGGAAGCTGtgaaaatttacacttttaatttaaacttcGACCATTGCGTGTATCATTTTATATCCAAGCCATAAAAGATCTATCCGcttcttaagttttttaattttccacttCTACTATTGGCCGCcacaccttttttttttttgttaaaaactcgTTCAagtctaaatatatttttcttattttcagcATGAAAACCTTTTCCCAAGTATTTTTCCTGGCTTCATTCTTTGCACCTCTCTGGTCCAAGTACAACGAATGTGGAAATGAACTGGAAAAATGCATCTGCGGAAAGCAATATATGGAACGGGAAACAAAATTTGTCGTCAACTGTACCAACACTCACTTCACTAATACTGATGTGCTTTTAGCTCTGCCAGAAAACACcaattatcttatatttactggtaattatttaaatgttttaccGGTGAACATCTTTGGTGAAGACGCGGATCTTAGTGAATTAGAAGTAATTGATATGTCAAACAATGCAATTAGGGAAATAAAAGGTAAAACTTTTCATCACGTGAATAAAGTACGACGGCTCATACTAAATCATAATAACATATCAATCGCAGAGgaatacgataaaaatttccATCATCCTAGGGTGTTTTCCAACTTTGAAAACCTTCAAGAGCTGCATTTGACGAATGCCTTTGCAGATAATACGGATGCCGAATTAGCTGATGACTTACATGATATATTTGTTAATTCTAATCTGACTAAGTTGTATAAATTACATCTGGAACAGAATGAAATCAAAAACTGGAGGGACGACAGAGTTTTCTGTGATCTACCGAACTTACACGATCTTTACCTTGGCGATAATAATATTCCCAGTCTTAATTTCAACATTCTGTGTCTTAAGAAGCTTCGCTTTTTAGACTTGGAACATAATAATATTACGAAATTTAGTGAGAGAGACTTAGATACCTTTGATCAGTTGGCAAATGATAAATCTCGTACTGATACATTCACGTTGGAAATTGGTAGTAATCCATTAAAATGCGATTCAGCATCAACAAATTTGTACAATTGGCTTCAAAAGACAAACGTACGCGTTCGAAATAAGGATGTATTACAATGTGTCGGTGCAAAATTTGGTAACCCATATAaagttaacttaaaaaaattagctgaGAGTAAGCACGCCAAAATATCCAAAGCTTTAGCAGTCTTACTAATTGTTTTAACGTGTGTCTTAATATCTTTGGCGGCAGCGTATGTATATCTTAAAAAGgataactttaaaacaaaactttctCCTATGTTTGAGGCTATTACACGAAAGGTGCATTATACTACAATTGAATCTCAGGATGTTTAGGAAGTAACGAATCTATAAAGGTAATAAAACTGGCAAGTTTAAAAGGCATTACGGTATATATTgactaaatatattaaatttgtgATTTGCACATTGTATGAATATATCCTGTATTTCGTACTGTTATAATGCATTAGAGGTTCAACTCACTTTCACAAAGACAATACAGGGTACCTAAATTGAAGAGAAgataaacttaatataattattataacttcAGCataatctagaaaaaaatgtattgtggAAAATAAACAAGCCTTGTTTCATCCCTGTGCTGGTGTATGTCAAGGCCGTAGCTTTGTATAGGAAGTCTACAGTAATAATTGCCACTATAAAGAATGATATAGGACCGTAGTGGAATATTTGTTTGATGTAATTTCTTGAAAggttttattacttattatttttgtgtACCTAATTTCTTAGTGTTAGCTAAGTAAGTGTCAGATATGACTTACAGATAACCAACACATTTTAAGCATGCTTTTACTGAAAGCTTTACCTATACTTAtagataataaagtttttttaacaagGAGATTCACCCGTAAGGCCCTATTGCGCTAAGCTTACCttataaattgaataaatgtATAAGGTATAGCAGATACAATTTAAATGAACtgttaatgttaatttaaattactgttatacatttttgaatataattctATATATTAGCTATTGTTATTCTTACAAGAATTAAAACTtgatattttgaaatttgaaaaggcatacaaaatttttatatggGTGATTACACCTATAactgtatattatatacatatatgaaaaTCTCTTATTACTAATTGTATAGAACGGCTCATGTTCTCAAATTTGTTTCACCAATTCGACCCATCAGTATGTGTAAGCGTTCAGAGgttttttaatggtaattagTTTTATACAGTTCGCATCATAAACTTAATAATCCGTTGTAACAATAATGCCATACCTTACAGTTTATTaagcctaaaaataaatattgcgtAAAAAGAATTTTCTGATGATGCCCATGGAGActgaaacttaaaaaagaaaagttattcgtatacttattttataaataaaatttgtgataTGTGGTgccttaaattaaaactataaacaaataaaatatgcgGAATCATTCGCGTCTTAGTATATTTCCAGTACTATTACACCATTTGTTCCTACCCCAAAAGGAGGTAATTTGTATTGTATAATCAATCTGTggtgtatatatttatagatcgTAAACAGGAAAACCATATAATTCTGTAa
The sequence above is a segment of the Anthonomus grandis grandis chromosome 12, icAntGran1.3, whole genome shotgun sequence genome. Coding sequences within it:
- the LOC126743179 gene encoding trophoblast glycoprotein, with amino-acid sequence MKTFSQVFFLASFFAPLWSKYNECGNELEKCICGKQYMERETKFVVNCTNTHFTNTDVLLALPENTNYLIFTGNYLNVLPVNIFGEDADLSELEVIDMSNNAIREIKGKTFHHVNKVRRLILNHNNISIAEEYDKNFHHPRVFSNFENLQELHLTNAFADNTDAELADDLHDIFVNSNLTKLYKLHLEQNEIKNWRDDRVFCDLPNLHDLYLGDNNIPSLNFNILCLKKLRFLDLEHNNITKFSERDLDTFDQLANDKSRTDTFTLEIGSNPLKCDSASTNLYNWLQKTNVRVRNKDVLQCVGAKFGNPYKVNLKKLAESKHAKISKALAVLLIVLTCVLISLAAAYVYLKKDNFKTKLSPMFEAITRKVHYTTIESQDV